The Polaribacter sp. HaHaR_3_91 genomic sequence CTTCCGATCCTTTTTCTTTAAATTCTTTCGATTTTTCTTCGAAACCTTTTGCAATTACTTCATTATCTACAATGTCGTTCTCAGCAGCAAAGTCTCTTACTTCTTGCGATATTTTCATAGAACAGAATTTCGGTCCGCACATAGAACAGAAATGTGCCACTTTTGCGCCATCGGCAGGTAACGTTTCATCGTGATATTCTAAAGCACGCTCCGGATCGAGTCCTAAATTAAATTGATCGTGCCAACGGAACTCAAAACGCGCCATACTTAAGGCGTTATCTCTATGCTGAGAACCAGGATGCCCTTTTGCTAAATCTGCTGCATGCGCCGCCAATTTATAAGTAACAACTCCCACACGAACGTCTTCTTTATTAGGTAAACCTAAATGTTCTTTTGGCGTTACGTAACACAACATTGCGCAACCAAACCAACCAATCATAGCGGCTCCAATTCCCGATGTAATATGATCGTACCCTGGTGCAATATCTGTTGTTAAAGGACCTAAGGTGTAAAAAGGAGCTTCGTCGCAAACCTCAATTTGCTTTTCCATATTTTCTTTAATCATGTGCATTGGCACGTGACCTGGACCTTCTATAAAACACTGTACTTCGTGCTTACGAGCAATCTGAGTTAACTCGCCTAAAGTTTCTAATTCGGCAAACTGCGCTTCGTCATTTGCATCTGCTACAGAACCCGGACGTAAACCATCACCTAAAGAAAAAGCAACATCGTATTGTTTTAAAATTTCGCAAATATCTTCGAAATGTGTGTACAAAAAGCTTTCTTTATGATGAGCTAAACACCATTTTGCCATGATAGAACCGCCACGAGAAACAATACCTGTAACACGTTTTGCAGTCATTGGTACGTAACGTAACAACACACCTGCGTGAATGGTAAAATAATCTACACCTTGTTCTGCTTGTTCTATTAAAGTATCTTTAAAAATTTCCCACGTTAAGTCTTCTGCAACTCCGTTTACCTTTTCTAAGGCTTGATAAATTGGGACAGTACCAATTGGCACTGGAGAATTACGAACAATCCACTCGCGCGTTTCATGAATGTTTTCTCCTGTAGATAAATCCATAATATTATCTGCGCCCCAACGACATGCCCAAACTGCTTTTTCTACTTCTTCTTCTATAGAAGATGTTACGGCAGAATTACCAATATTAGCGTTAATTTTAACCAAGAAGTTTCTACCTAAAATCATAGGTTCTGCTTCTGGGTGATTAATATTTGAAGGTATTACAGCACGACCTCTTGCTACTTCGCTTCGTACAAATTCTGGTGTAATTTTATCTGGAATAGAAGCGCCAAAGTGCTCGCCTTTGTGCTGCTTTCTAATCTCTGTCATTTCATCGATTCGTTGGTTCTCTCGAATAGCAATGTATTCCATTTCTGGAGTAATCATACCTTGTTTTGCGTAATGCAATTGGGTAACGTTTTGTCCTTTTTTTGCTCTTAAAGGTTTCTTTAATAAGGCAAAACGCATGTGATCTAAACTTTTATCGTTTAAACGCTCGTTGCAATATTCCGAAGAAAAAGAATCTAATTGTTCTACGTTTCTTCTGTCTAAAATCCACTGTTCACGAATTCTTTCTATCCCAGCATGAATATTAATTTCTTTGTTTGGATCTGTGTAAGGCCCAGAAGTATCATAAACAGTAACAGGTTCGTTTGGCGTTTTCTTTTTCGTCATAGAATCTGTCGTATCACTCAATGCAATTTCTCGCATTGCGACTTTAATCTGTGGATGAATTTTTCCTGCTACATAGACTTTTGTAGAATTAGGAAACGGATGTCTTGTAATTCCGTCTTGCTTTGGTGCGGTGTCTTTGCTCTTCATAAATTTTAGTTAGATCAATTAAATAGTTTGTTTTTTAATAGTCTAATTACTAACCTCCTTGAGTGGATTTAATAATTAAAACTTCATCACTATTTTGAAGTAACCGTAAAGACCAATCGCTTTTTTTAACTACACTGCCATTTATAGCAACAGCAATTCCGTTCGTTTTTATTTCTAAAAAACGAATTAATTCTGTTAACGCTAAAGTTTCTGAAAATTGATGATTTTCTTGGTTTACTTTTATAGTAATCATATTTTTTAAATATTTACTGTAAACCGTAGAGAGGTAGTTTTGTATAACTAAATCTAAGCAACTTTTTCCTACGTTGGTATTAACCAAATCAGGTTCTAAGGATTTTTCTCAAACTAATTTAATAGCTACTCCTAAAGTTTACTTTACAAATGTATTGTATTATTTCTTGATAATTAAATTTTAAGTCCGTTTAATTACAATTATCAAATAATCAACTAAATAACAACAAGTTAAGATGACTGTGTTTTATCATTAGGCAAATCATCTTGAAATGCAGAAGGTAAAATATCTGGTATTAATTTGATTAATAACGGTAATAGCAAGGCACCTCCAGGAAGTAAAAACACAGCCAAAGCAGGTATTGCTTTACAAATATCTAATAACTGTATTTTAATTTTTTCCTTTTCTATAGGTGTTAAATTAGAATGTGTAGCTTTTTTAATCAAGAAAACAGCTTCTTTACTTTGCCTTAA encodes the following:
- the thiC gene encoding phosphomethylpyrimidine synthase ThiC codes for the protein MKSKDTAPKQDGITRHPFPNSTKVYVAGKIHPQIKVAMREIALSDTTDSMTKKKTPNEPVTVYDTSGPYTDPNKEINIHAGIERIREQWILDRRNVEQLDSFSSEYCNERLNDKSLDHMRFALLKKPLRAKKGQNVTQLHYAKQGMITPEMEYIAIRENQRIDEMTEIRKQHKGEHFGASIPDKITPEFVRSEVARGRAVIPSNINHPEAEPMILGRNFLVKINANIGNSAVTSSIEEEVEKAVWACRWGADNIMDLSTGENIHETREWIVRNSPVPIGTVPIYQALEKVNGVAEDLTWEIFKDTLIEQAEQGVDYFTIHAGVLLRYVPMTAKRVTGIVSRGGSIMAKWCLAHHKESFLYTHFEDICEILKQYDVAFSLGDGLRPGSVADANDEAQFAELETLGELTQIARKHEVQCFIEGPGHVPMHMIKENMEKQIEVCDEAPFYTLGPLTTDIAPGYDHITSGIGAAMIGWFGCAMLCYVTPKEHLGLPNKEDVRVGVVTYKLAAHAADLAKGHPGSQHRDNALSMARFEFRWHDQFNLGLDPERALEYHDETLPADGAKVAHFCSMCGPKFCSMKISQEVRDFAAENDIVDNEVIAKGFEEKSKEFKEKGSEVYL
- the thiS gene encoding sulfur carrier protein ThiS, encoding MITIKVNQENHQFSETLALTELIRFLEIKTNGIAVAINGSVVKKSDWSLRLLQNSDEVLIIKSTQGG
- a CDS encoding LETM1 domain-containing protein codes for the protein MTSIEEIKLLIYRNKLRLAQELRQSKEAVFLIKKATHSNLTPIEKEKIKIQLLDICKAIPALAVFLLPGGALLLPLLIKLIPDILPSAFQDDLPNDKTQSS